The nucleotide sequence CCAACCCCGAAAACGCCGTGCGGGAGCTTGTCTCGTTCCTGCCCGTGCTCGCCTATGACGGCGCGAACATGACGCAGATCGACGCGGGCGGCATCCTCGACATTGCGATGGCCGGAACATCGGCCACCCTGTTGGCGCGCAAATGGGAATCCGCGCTGCTGGTCAACGTGGACAATGACACGTTGCGCCGCATCATCGACAACCCCGAGGCGATGGCAGCCGTCGAACGCATCGAAGGTTGGCGCGCACTGGGCGACAACATCATCGAGACGATCATCAATAAGAGTGAAAAGGTCAAGGACCTCAAAAACAAATCGAAAGACGGCGAGCTGACGCCGAAGGAAAAGAAGGAGCTGACGGACGAGGAAAGGGAATACAAGTCCAAGCGCAAGCTCGTTCAGGAAAAGCTCATCAAGTTCGCGACGCGCATCCCGGCCTTCATGTATCTCACCGACTTCCGCGAGAACACACTACAGGATGTTATCACCAAGCTGGAACCAGACCTGTTTCTTGCGGTAACCGGCTTGACGGTGGCCGACTTCCACCTGCTGGTGCGCCTCAAGGTTTTCAACACCGAGCGGATGAACGAGGCCGTCTTCGCGTTCCGCCGCTATGAGGACGCCTCACTTCGCTATACGGGCATCGAAAGCCATAAGGGGCTAACCCACTACGGCCTCTATGACACCGTCGTGGCCAAGGAGTGACGGTGTGGAGTAAGGCTATCAGTCGTGGGGACGGTGAGGTGGATGGATGCCAATGATTGAGTTGGCCGTGAAAGCCGGGAAGGATGCCACTCCCGAAGAGCTGGAGAAATTCAAGGAACTGGTGCTGCGTGATCCGCAAGTTACTCCGAATGGCTTGTCAGGTCGGATTGCACAAGCGCACTTGCTGGCTTTCCTTTACAAGGATGGCGAGTTGATCGCTACAGGCGCGGTCAAATGCAATCCCGAACATCAGGCCCACGTAGCGGAGGATTCCGGCATCCCACTCCCGCAAGCGGAGTATCTGGGTGAAATAGGATATTTACATACTGCCGACGAGCACCGAAGGCGGGGCTATGGCGACCGAGTGCTGGCGAGTCT is from Tistrella bauzanensis and encodes:
- a CDS encoding GNAT family N-acetyltransferase codes for the protein MIELAVKAGKDATPEELEKFKELVLRDPQVTPNGLSGRIAQAHLLAFLYKDGELIATGAVKCNPEHQAHVAEDSGIPLPQAEYLGEIGYLHTADEHRRRGYGDRVLASLISSGKDMELFATIQLKNDPSQRLLARHGFIRTGKSWPSNQVDDDVNLYIRQVPGAKK